The Prunus dulcis chromosome 3, ALMONDv2, whole genome shotgun sequence genome segment TCTTTGTTGAAATGGATCAGCATTGGACAATGAGAAACAAGGGATTTGTCTATAAGACCAAAAACTTTCTGGTTAGACCTGAGTATTACGAGAACCAGTAAACTCGGAAGGAAGTTCCATGGCAGGAGTTGCTAGCAAATTTATCAGTTTGaatacaagaaaacaaatatgaaaCAAGTTGCGCAAGATAGTAGTAGTATACCCTTTGAAAAGCATCATATGAATTGTGCGCATGACAGCTTCCCTCACGGAAGCTTCCACAACCCCCTTCTGGCGTTCCAAAGCTAGCAAACTTTATTGATGATATTTTCTGCCCAGGGCCACATGACAAATGGGCTTTAGGCCTCACAGGTTTTTTGACCTTGCCTGAGGCTTGCATTTGCCAACTCATAAGATTTGGTTGCCACTCATAAATATCAGCACATATGCTATCTATTTCCCTTCTGACCAAAAATATCCCATTTGGATCTCCACCCCACTCTTCTAAGACAACCAACAAATTGCCTGTTGGATTTAGCCATGTGCGAGGAACATGATACCTGAAATTATTAACAAGTAACCAGTTTGTCAGTTACCTGTGAGAAAGCATAACCAGAGCTACAAATAGCGTTTACTTACCATCTCTGGGAAGCCTCCCCACAGTTACTTAAGCATTTCTTCTCATGATATGTCCCAGCATAGTTACAGGCACCACAACTACCGGATGCTTTATAAGCAGGCCAGTAGCGTCCAATACTCCTGCCATTTATCCATACTTGACCTTTTCCCATGCTGCCCATATCTAGAGCCAATGGTGAATTTCCAGCTGGTGCATTGAAAGTTGTCTAGAACCATAACAAAAAGGACGCATTTTAATATGATTGTGACCCAAGCTCTAACAGAATTTATATCTGTTGTAACCTCAGGAAACTAACAGACTAATAAGGTCAGTTGAAGTTTGATTTACTCACTTTGTACCATGTCAGAGGCTGCCTTCTTGTGACTAAAGACCCCTGAATCCACTCAACTGAGGAACTCCCACTGAGTGAATGAAGACTCAAGGCTTCTCCTTTAAGCCCAACCTGAATGACGGTATGCAATTTAATGAATCTCTCAAATGTCACAGGGCAATAAGAGAAGGCAAAGTAGAATGCGAAAGCATACCTTATAAGACCATTTCTGCCATGACAAGTCCCTCCTTCCCTCATTAAGACCATTTAGTATGACGGGGCCAAGAACACCAGCATTCCAAGTCTCAAAATGTGGACCAACATTCTGAAGTCAAAACAGACAATACAAagtcaaattttaaattctttggGTGTGTGTACATCatacatgagagagagagagagagagagagagagagagagagaacacaCCGGGAGGCCAACAGCAATGCTTAGAAGCGCAATCTGGTTTATACCAGCTCTCAAATTCACACCTTGACTAAATGTAAGTTTTGGAAATTCTAAACTTCCGTATGAAGTTCCTGGGCAAAAAATCAGTCATAGAAGGTTATGGGCGGATATTATACAATAATCAAACAATCAATTAGCATGTGTGAACAAAAAATAGTtctttatatgtatatactttGGTTACTTGTTGGATCAAGGGAAAATACTGAAATTATAACATAAAGCGAATACTTCATACTGTGCCGTACAAACTTATGGATCATATTTCACTTTACAGAGTCCAAGCAATTTATTGTTTAGTATGATAGAATTGGACCACTTTGTTCAAGTTGCATGATCAGAAACACTTTAAACCAGCAATAAGCTGCATACCTGCAAGTTGACCATTGATGAAAACACGCAAAGCATGACCAGCTGATAAGATCGTCAGTACCGGATACTTTCCGCTTCTCAAAAATTCCTCATTGGGATCAATCTTAACACTGGAAAGGGAAGAGAATAAGATGGgaatttcatataaatatgTCACAGGTATTTTGCTTCAGACAAAATGCTCATGGAAAAAGACTGAACGGGTATATGTTACTCACTCTGTTAGGTACCACAGATAATCAGAGGAATCTCTAGTGGTATTTATCTGCTCCAACAACCCGGCTGTGGTAAATGAAGTGTCAGCATAAGTAGCAGTCTCGTCATTGTAAGCCTGCCAAGAGAATGCTCCATGCAGAGGAACACGGGGCATCTTCATCTGTGCACTTTGAGCACCAACCTGTACACAAATATTCGTGAAACATCATAATTTTTATTGTCCAAAAAATCTAGAAAGGATAtcccttttatttctttgcatCAAGGAATACATGCAGAACAGAAGCTCAAAACTACAGATCATCTAAATCATGAATATCATGTGAAAATCAACTCTTATTGTACAATATCTACATGAATACAATTTTCAGAATAGCTTTTTAGCAGGCAAATTATTTAAACAATCTATTAAAACTAGAAATATTTCAGCAACTTGACATCCATTATATGTAGCTCCAAATCCATCCTGACAACAATGCAGTTTATCAAAAGCTTTTTAACTCACCCTTGCAGTGTTATAAACTGTGTTCTTGCAGTCAGGAAGAATGCTAATAGACCATGGAGGCAGGTTGTAATGCATGTTCCCAAATGCCACCTTTGCAAATGATCTTGGATTGTAATTTGCAAGAAATGCAGCACATGCTCCAGACTTCGATTTGAATACATGAGCCTATAAACCATGGTAACAACAGGTTAGTTATCATCCAAGTCAATTTCAAAAAGGATACCAAAATTTCTGAGAATCTTAAGTAGATTAACCTCTTGGTAAGTCCCAAGTGGTGTAACAGTGGGATCTGCAGAAACTAGAGCTGGTTCACATAGTTTTATTGCTCTATGCAGATCTTTCAGATGGCCCCATTTAGGTTGCCTTAATAATCCTGCATAAAGAAAGAGGAAGGTATTGTCATTTTTAAGCAAAAATATGGATCTTTACAGATTTATTTAATCCAACCGTTAAACAGAGTTCAGCTTCTATCTAGTCACTTCAATGACAATAACGTCACCAATCACAACAGACCCCATCACAAAATGGTAGGACACTATCATTAATATTCCGAAATGCAAAGATGATAAACTGGCTTGCCCTCTTGGCTCTTGCCATATGGTGAAAGTGACAAGCACGCAGTTAGCTGTCATGTGGCAAAGGGTGCTTGTTGACAGTATGATACATCAGGCATAGAGAATATGGAATTTAAACTTAATTCCCACCTTTTCTCACTATAGAAGctagaaaaaaccaaaaaaatttataatctaCTTAAGTGTTTATATTCAGAGTGCACAAAGTCAAATGTTAATAACTTATAGAACTCAAATCCTTGGCACATACCATATTCATCAAGGGGAGCATCGTAATCATAACTAGTAGCAATGAAAGGGCCACCAGCTGTTCGGCCAAAATTTGTTCCTCCGTGGTACTGGAATCATAAGACATGTAAATTACATTTTCTGGACATGTTCAGGAATTTGATATCACTCAGTAACTTCCAGAAAATAACCTTACcatataataattaatgaatgATCCACCTTTCTGTATAAACCTCGCAACTGAAAAGGCCAAATCCTCAGCTGGTCGGGAAGGAACTGCACCTCCAAACTCAGTATACCTGCAAAACAATACAGATCAAGTATAATGAGAAGAAACCCATGAGCTATTATTACCTATAATCCTTAGGTAGGTGGTACAAATGCAGGAATTGGTTCCTATTAAAGGTGACAAGCATGAAAAAGTACCATCCAGTCCAGGCTTCAGTCCACATCTTTGGTTTGTAGGCCTTGTTTGGAGAGAAGTAGTCACAGTAGAACCCATTGCATGCGTTAATCTGTTGAGATAAAATTTATTAGGAAAATAAGAAACCGAGAGaataaaacacacacacacaagaaGGAATAACAAGTAGCACCgaggaaaatgaaaacatataTACTTAATAGCTGAAAGTTCAACCAAAGTCATGACTCT includes the following:
- the LOC117623413 gene encoding beta-galactosidase 1, encoding MGLRLVMWNVLLLLVVLCSWVGSAKASVSYDSKAIVINGQRRILISGSIHYPRSSPEMWPDLIQKAKEGGLDVIQTYVFWNGHEPSPGKYYFEDNYDLVKFIKLIQQAGLYVHLRIGPYVCAEWNFGGFPVWLKYIPGIQFRTDNRPFKAQMQRFTTKIVNMMKAERLFQSQGGPIILSQIENEYGPMEYELGAPGKVYTDWAAHMALGLGTGVPWVMCKQDDAPDPIINACNGFYCDYFSPNKAYKPKMWTEAWTGWYTEFGGAVPSRPAEDLAFSVARFIQKGGSFINYYMYHGGTNFGRTAGGPFIATSYDYDAPLDEYGLLRQPKWGHLKDLHRAIKLCEPALVSADPTVTPLGTYQEAHVFKSKSGACAAFLANYNPRSFAKVAFGNMHYNLPPWSISILPDCKNTVYNTARVGAQSAQMKMPRVPLHGAFSWQAYNDETATYADTSFTTAGLLEQINTTRDSSDYLWYLTDVKIDPNEEFLRSGKYPVLTILSAGHALRVFINGQLAGTSYGSLEFPKLTFSQGVNLRAGINQIALLSIAVGLPNVGPHFETWNAGVLGPVILNGLNEGRRDLSWQKWSYKVGLKGEALSLHSLSGSSSVEWIQGSLVTRRQPLTWYKTTFNAPAGNSPLALDMGSMGKGQVWINGRSIGRYWPAYKASGSCGACNYAGTYHEKKCLSNCGEASQRWYHVPRTWLNPTGNLLVVLEEWGGDPNGIFLVRREIDSICADIYEWQPNLMSWQMQASGKVKKPVRPKAHLSCGPGQKISSIKFASFGTPEGGCGSFREGSCHAHNSYDAFQRSCIGQNSCSVTVAPENFGGDPCPNVMKKLSVEAICS